In one Mycobacterium sp. NBC_00419 genomic region, the following are encoded:
- the metX gene encoding homoserine O-acetyltransferase MetX, translating to MTISDERTVTLPAEGEIGVVDIGPLTLESGEVLENVSIAVQRWGELSPNRDNVVVALHALTGDSHLTGPAGPGHPTPGWWDGVAGPGAPIDTNRWCAVATNVLGGCRGSTGPSSLARDGKPWGSRFPIITVRDQVAADIAALAALGITEVAAVIGGSMGGARALEWMVGYPDRVRAGLVLAVGARATADQIGTQSTQIAAIKSDPHWQGGDYHGTGHNPDVGLQLARRFAHLTYRGEVELDTRFGNDAQGDEDPLTGGRYAVQSYLEYQGAKLVDRFDAGSYVALTETLSNHDVGRGRGGVGAALRSCPVPAVVGGITSDRLYPLRLQQELADLLPECTGLNVVESIYGHDGFLVETEAVGQLIRRTLDIADGDGERRR from the coding sequence GTGACCATCTCTGATGAGCGAACCGTGACACTGCCCGCCGAGGGCGAGATCGGTGTGGTCGACATCGGCCCGCTGACGCTGGAAAGCGGCGAGGTACTCGAGAACGTCTCGATCGCGGTGCAACGCTGGGGCGAACTCTCCCCCAACCGCGACAACGTGGTGGTGGCACTGCATGCCCTCACCGGTGACTCCCATCTGACCGGACCTGCCGGTCCCGGACACCCGACCCCCGGCTGGTGGGACGGCGTCGCCGGACCCGGCGCGCCGATCGACACCAACCGCTGGTGCGCGGTGGCCACCAACGTGCTGGGCGGCTGCCGCGGCTCGACCGGGCCCAGCTCGCTGGCCCGCGACGGCAAGCCATGGGGTTCGCGATTCCCCATCATCACGGTGCGCGACCAGGTGGCCGCCGACATCGCGGCGCTGGCCGCGCTGGGCATCACCGAGGTCGCCGCGGTGATCGGCGGGTCGATGGGCGGCGCGCGGGCGCTGGAGTGGATGGTGGGCTACCCCGACCGGGTCCGCGCCGGGCTGGTACTCGCGGTCGGCGCGAGAGCGACGGCCGATCAGATCGGCACGCAGAGCACCCAGATCGCGGCCATCAAGTCCGACCCGCACTGGCAGGGCGGCGACTACCACGGCACCGGCCACAATCCGGATGTCGGGTTGCAGCTGGCCCGCCGGTTCGCCCACCTGACCTACCGCGGTGAGGTGGAACTCGACACCCGCTTCGGCAACGACGCCCAAGGTGACGAGGATCCGCTGACCGGTGGCCGCTACGCCGTGCAGAGCTACCTGGAATACCAGGGCGCCAAGCTGGTCGACCGGTTCGACGCGGGCAGCTATGTGGCGCTCACCGAGACGCTGTCCAACCACGATGTGGGCCGCGGCCGCGGTGGAGTGGGTGCCGCGCTGCGGTCCTGCCCGGTGCCTGCGGTGGTCGGTGGGATCACCTCGGACCGCCTGTATCCGCTGCGGCTCCAGCAGGAGCTAGCCGACCTGTTGCCCGAGTGCACCGGGCTCAACGTCGTCGAGTCGATCTATGGCCATGACGGTTTCCTGGTCGAGACCGAGGCGGTGGGCCAGTTGATCCGCCGGACACTGGATATCGCCGACGGTGACGGGGAACGCCGGCGGTGA
- a CDS encoding bifunctional o-acetylhomoserine/o-acetylserine sulfhydrylase: protein MSTPEIEDPSANWSFETKQIHAGQSPDAATHARALPIYQTTSYTFDNTDHAAALFGLAEPGNIYTRIMNPTQDTVEQRIAALEGGVAALFLASGQAAETFAILNIAVAGDHIVSSPRLYGGTYNLLHYTLPKLGIETTFVEDPDDLDSWQKAVRPNTKAFFAETISNPQIDILDIPGVAKVAHDNGVPLIVDNTIATPYLIQPIAHGADIVVHSATKYLGGHGTAIAGVIVDSGNFDWTSGKFPGFTTPDPSYHGVVFADLGAPAYALKARVQLLRDLGSAASPFNAFLVAQGLETLSLRIERHVANAQRVAEFLEDREDVVSVNYAGLPSSPWHERAKKLAPKGTGAVLSFELAGGVEAGKAFVNALTLHSHVANIGDVRSLVIHPASTTHQQLSAEEQLATGVTPGLVRLAVGLEGIDDILADLERGFAAATSLSADASDPRAVAAF from the coding sequence ATGAGCACACCTGAAATCGAGGACCCGAGCGCCAACTGGTCGTTCGAGACCAAGCAGATCCACGCCGGGCAGAGCCCGGACGCGGCGACGCATGCGCGGGCCCTCCCGATCTACCAGACCACGTCCTACACCTTCGACAACACCGATCACGCGGCGGCGCTGTTCGGTCTGGCCGAACCGGGCAACATCTACACCCGGATCATGAATCCGACCCAGGACACGGTCGAACAGCGCATCGCCGCCCTCGAAGGCGGGGTCGCGGCGCTGTTCCTGGCTTCCGGCCAGGCCGCCGAGACGTTCGCGATCCTCAATATCGCCGTCGCCGGCGACCACATCGTGTCCTCGCCCCGGCTGTACGGCGGCACCTACAACCTGCTGCACTACACGCTGCCCAAGCTGGGCATCGAGACGACATTCGTCGAGGATCCCGACGACCTGGACTCGTGGCAGAAGGCCGTCCGGCCCAACACCAAGGCCTTCTTCGCCGAGACGATCTCCAACCCGCAGATCGACATCCTCGACATCCCCGGAGTGGCCAAGGTGGCCCACGACAACGGGGTGCCGTTGATCGTGGACAACACCATCGCCACGCCGTACCTGATCCAGCCGATCGCCCACGGCGCCGACATCGTCGTGCACTCGGCCACCAAGTACCTCGGCGGCCACGGCACGGCGATCGCCGGTGTGATCGTCGACAGCGGCAACTTCGACTGGACGAGCGGCAAATTCCCCGGCTTCACCACCCCGGACCCGAGCTACCACGGTGTGGTGTTCGCCGACCTCGGGGCGCCGGCCTACGCGCTCAAGGCCCGGGTGCAGCTGCTGCGCGACCTGGGCTCGGCGGCATCGCCGTTCAACGCCTTCCTGGTCGCCCAGGGCCTGGAGACGTTGAGCCTGCGGATCGAACGCCACGTCGCCAATGCCCAGCGGGTCGCCGAATTCCTCGAGGACCGCGAGGACGTGGTGTCGGTCAACTACGCCGGGCTGCCCAGCTCGCCGTGGCATGAGCGGGCAAAGAAGCTGGCGCCCAAGGGAACCGGGGCGGTGCTGTCCTTCGAGCTGGCAGGCGGAGTTGAAGCGGGCAAGGCCTTCGTCAACGCGCTGACGCTGCACAGCCACGTCGCCAACATCGGCGACGTGCGCTCCCTGGTCATCCATCCGGCCTCGACCACCCACCAGCAGCTGTCGGCCGAAGAGCAGCTGGCCACCGGCGTCACGCCGGGCCTGGTTCGGCTGGCCGTCGGGCTGGAGGGGATCGACGACATCCTGGCCGACCTCGAACGCGGCTTCGCCGCGGCCACGTCACTGTCTGCGGATGCTTCCGACCCGCGGGCCGTGGCGGCCTTTTGA
- a CDS encoding NADH:flavin oxidoreductase: MNSAPDVFSPAKLGPITLRNRILKSATFEARTPDDVVSDDLISFHRQIAAGGVGMTTVAYTAVSQGGRTNGGQIWMRPAAIPGLQRLADAVHAEGAAISAQIGHAGPVANARSNKAPALAPVRFFNPLSMKFARHATRDDITNVIAAHASAARFAIDSGFDAVEIHLGHNYLASSFLSPMINRRSDEFGGSLENRAKVARSIVMAVRREVERLGPAPIAVTAKLNMSDGVRGGISIDESLQTATWLQNDGGLDALELTAGSSLLNPMYLFRGDAPVKEFAAAQKWPLNWGMRMTGTKFMREYPYEDTYLLRDACKFRAELTMPLILLGGITNRDTMDRAMADGFEFVAMGRALLAEPDLLNRIKADGEAHSVRSLCTHCNKCMPTIYSRTICVETGAPA, translated from the coding sequence ATGAACAGTGCGCCAGATGTGTTCAGTCCGGCCAAGCTCGGCCCGATTACGCTGCGCAATCGCATCCTCAAGTCGGCCACCTTCGAAGCCCGCACCCCCGATGACGTCGTCTCCGACGACCTCATCTCGTTTCACCGGCAGATCGCGGCCGGCGGGGTGGGCATGACCACGGTCGCCTACACGGCGGTGAGCCAGGGTGGACGCACCAACGGCGGGCAGATCTGGATGCGCCCGGCCGCGATTCCCGGCCTGCAACGACTCGCTGATGCCGTGCACGCCGAAGGTGCGGCGATCAGCGCGCAGATCGGCCACGCGGGTCCGGTGGCGAATGCGCGCTCGAACAAGGCACCCGCGCTGGCACCGGTGCGCTTCTTCAACCCGCTGTCGATGAAGTTCGCCCGGCACGCCACCCGTGACGACATCACCAACGTGATCGCCGCCCACGCCTCGGCCGCCCGGTTCGCCATCGACTCCGGCTTCGACGCCGTGGAGATCCACCTCGGCCACAACTACCTCGCCAGTTCGTTCCTGTCGCCGATGATCAACCGGCGCTCCGACGAGTTCGGCGGGTCGCTGGAAAACCGCGCCAAGGTGGCCCGCTCAATCGTGATGGCGGTGCGCCGCGAGGTCGAGCGGCTGGGCCCGGCACCGATCGCGGTCACCGCGAAGCTCAACATGTCCGACGGCGTACGCGGCGGCATCAGCATCGACGAGTCGCTGCAGACCGCGACCTGGCTGCAGAACGACGGCGGCCTCGACGCCCTCGAGCTGACCGCCGGGAGCTCGCTGCTCAACCCGATGTATCTGTTCCGCGGCGACGCGCCGGTCAAGGAGTTCGCCGCCGCGCAGAAGTGGCCGCTCAACTGGGGCATGCGCATGACCGGCACGAAGTTCATGCGGGAATACCCCTACGAGGACACCTACCTGCTGCGCGACGCGTGCAAGTTCCGCGCCGAGCTCACCATGCCGCTGATCCTGCTGGGCGGCATCACCAACCGCGACACCATGGACCGCGCGATGGCCGACGGCTTCGAGTTCGTGGCCATGGGCCGTGCCCTGCTGGCCGAGCCGGACCTGCTCAACCGCATCAAGGCCGACGGCGAGGCGCATTCCGTGCGGTCGCTGTGCACGCACTGCAACAAATGCATGCCGACGATCTACTCGCGGACGATCTGCGTCGAAACGGGCGCTCCCGCCTGA
- a CDS encoding GGDEF domain-containing protein → MAVMQAASGRLDERSLLARLDDQWSSAVCAVPFTIAAADEPAWQCTIHAVDAEQRDHLAILRLPEELSSPTDAYFTIVENLPDVVIRYDDALRCLYSNPALAEYTGIPSRARLGKTIPEMGDVAITGDLEAGYRRALDTGQPVEVEFHYAGPSGLHHYVGRATPEFDHEGRVQTILSVVRNITEVRRLQHQLEQLARTDPLTSLLNRRSFIARLDTELDRIRQGQGGFSLLMLDLDNFKQINDRYGHVVGDRVLQAVGRILTEETGSHDVAARLGGDEFCVALIDSDAARSRDIAERIGQRIGNITDDDGHPVGVSVSSGLAVADEQNLTALDLLSRVDMLMYQVKFRSSTAEGR, encoded by the coding sequence ATGGCTGTCATGCAGGCCGCCAGCGGCCGACTCGATGAGCGGTCGCTGTTGGCGCGACTCGACGACCAGTGGTCTTCAGCCGTCTGTGCTGTCCCATTCACGATCGCCGCGGCCGACGAACCAGCCTGGCAGTGCACGATTCACGCGGTCGATGCCGAACAGCGCGACCACTTGGCGATACTCCGTCTGCCCGAAGAGTTATCGTCGCCCACCGACGCCTATTTCACGATCGTGGAGAATTTGCCCGACGTCGTCATCCGCTACGACGACGCACTTCGTTGTCTGTATTCGAATCCGGCCTTGGCCGAATACACCGGCATCCCGTCGCGGGCCCGACTCGGCAAGACCATTCCGGAGATGGGCGACGTCGCGATCACCGGGGATCTCGAAGCGGGCTATCGTCGGGCGCTTGACACCGGCCAGCCCGTAGAAGTCGAATTCCACTATGCCGGGCCGTCCGGTCTGCACCATTATGTGGGCCGCGCGACGCCCGAGTTCGACCACGAGGGCCGGGTGCAGACGATCCTTTCGGTGGTCCGCAACATTACCGAGGTCAGGCGGCTCCAGCATCAGTTGGAGCAACTCGCCCGCACAGACCCGCTCACATCGCTGCTGAATCGGCGCAGTTTCATCGCACGGCTGGACACCGAGTTGGATCGGATCCGCCAGGGGCAGGGCGGTTTCAGCCTGCTGATGCTGGACCTCGACAACTTCAAGCAGATCAACGATCGCTACGGTCACGTGGTAGGTGACCGGGTGCTGCAGGCCGTCGGACGAATCCTGACGGAGGAAACGGGTTCGCACGACGTCGCGGCCCGGCTCGGCGGCGACGAATTCTGTGTCGCCCTGATCGACTCCGATGCGGCACGCTCCCGCGACATCGCCGAACGGATCGGTCAGCGGATCGGCAATATCACCGACGACGATGGCCATCCGGTCGGAGTCAGTGTCAGTTCGGGTCTCGCAGTGGCCGACGAGCAGAACCTGACCGCACTGGATCTACTGTCCCGCGTTGACATGCTGATGTATCAGGTGAAGTTCCGCAGCTCGACCGCCGAGGGCCGCTAG
- a CDS encoding GGDEF domain-containing protein, whose protein sequence is MALLAALEVAWPETADSSAMTHLTDDSDWQCVLQPLDDPPTLCLGILRPQSLSQRHDEVFFTTVETLPDIVARLDRNHRHLYINPAIEHFTGLSAQLFIGRSKREIGLPPELVAVWEPLVDKVFDTEEPAEEEHELPTVHGPRTFLTRAVPERSADGAVRTVLSTSNDITELKALQRQLAELARTDPLTSVLNQRGFAERLEAELSRVRDGRGGLSVLLLDVNDFKSVNDTFGHIAGDNVLMAIGEALQLEAGPDDFVGRLGGDEFCVALVDADAVRAAAAADRIRRRISGYRPDDGNPYAVSVSIGLATAGDSDATVADLMTRVDRLMYQEKSGRAAASSGHL, encoded by the coding sequence GTGGCACTGCTGGCGGCGCTGGAGGTGGCATGGCCCGAAACGGCCGATTCATCGGCGATGACACATCTGACGGATGACTCGGATTGGCAATGTGTATTGCAACCGCTGGATGACCCACCCACCCTGTGCCTGGGGATCCTGCGGCCGCAGAGCCTGAGCCAGCGTCACGACGAAGTCTTCTTCACCACCGTCGAGACACTGCCCGACATCGTCGCCCGGCTCGACCGCAATCACCGACACCTCTACATCAATCCCGCAATCGAGCATTTCACCGGACTGTCGGCCCAGCTATTCATCGGCAGGAGTAAACGCGAGATCGGCCTGCCTCCGGAGCTGGTGGCAGTGTGGGAGCCATTGGTCGACAAGGTCTTCGACACTGAGGAGCCCGCCGAGGAAGAGCACGAGCTTCCCACTGTGCACGGACCACGCACCTTCCTCACCCGCGCAGTGCCCGAACGTTCCGCAGACGGCGCGGTCCGCACCGTGCTCAGCACCTCCAACGACATCACCGAACTCAAGGCCCTGCAGCGGCAACTGGCCGAACTCGCCCGCACCGACCCACTGACGTCGGTGCTGAATCAGCGGGGTTTCGCCGAACGACTGGAAGCCGAGCTGTCTCGGGTGCGCGACGGCCGCGGGGGCCTGAGCGTGCTGCTGCTCGACGTCAACGACTTCAAGTCCGTCAACGACACGTTCGGCCATATCGCCGGCGACAACGTGCTGATGGCCATCGGTGAGGCGCTCCAACTCGAAGCCGGGCCCGACGATTTCGTCGGCCGCCTTGGTGGCGACGAGTTCTGCGTCGCCCTCGTCGACGCCGACGCCGTGCGAGCCGCGGCGGCTGCCGACCGCATTCGCCGACGGATCAGCGGGTATCGCCCGGACGACGGCAACCCGTATGCGGTCAGCGTGAGTATCGGTCTGGCGACCGCGGGCGACAGCGATGCCACGGTGGCCGATCTCATGACGCGGGTTGATCGGCTCATGTACCAGGAGAAGTCCGGCCGGGCCGCGGCGTCCAGTGGCCACTTATGA
- a CDS encoding class I SAM-dependent methyltransferase produces the protein MTDSRRQRSLSFGSEAAAYERGRPSYPPEAIDWLLPPGARDVLDLGAGTGKLTTRLVERGLEVIAVDPIAEMLELLSSALPDTPALLGTAEQIPLPDNSVDAVLVAQAWHWFDPERAVAEVARVLRPGGRLGLVWNARDERSGWVKDLGRIIGHENDPFTDDVTLPEPFTDQARHHVEWTSYLTPQALIDLVASRSYCITSPAEVRTRTLAEVRQLLATHPALVNSSGLALPYITVCVRATLSG, from the coding sequence GTGACCGATTCACGGCGCCAACGTTCACTGTCTTTCGGGTCCGAAGCCGCCGCCTACGAGCGGGGCCGCCCGTCGTACCCACCGGAGGCGATCGACTGGCTGCTGCCGCCGGGTGCGCGTGATGTTCTCGACCTCGGTGCCGGGACCGGCAAGCTGACCACCCGGCTGGTCGAACGCGGGCTCGAGGTGATCGCCGTCGACCCGATCGCCGAGATGCTGGAACTGCTGAGCTCGGCACTGCCCGACACCCCGGCCTTGCTGGGGACCGCTGAACAGATCCCGTTGCCGGACAACAGTGTTGACGCGGTACTGGTCGCGCAGGCCTGGCACTGGTTCGATCCCGAGCGGGCGGTGGCCGAGGTGGCTCGGGTGCTGCGTCCCGGCGGCCGGCTCGGGCTGGTGTGGAACGCCCGCGACGAACGGTCGGGCTGGGTCAAGGATCTGGGCCGCATCATCGGCCACGAGAATGATCCGTTCACCGACGACGTCACGCTGCCCGAGCCGTTCACCGACCAGGCGCGCCATCACGTGGAGTGGACGAGTTACCTGACGCCCCAGGCGCTGATCGACCTGGTGGCCTCCCGCAGCTACTGCATCACCTCGCCGGCGGAAGTGCGCACCCGCACGCTCGCCGAGGTGCGCCAACTGCTGGCCACCCATCCGGCGCTGGTCAACTCGAGCGGCCTGGCGCTGCCCTACATCACGGTGTGTGTCCGGGCGACGCTGTCTGGCTAG
- a CDS encoding FHA domain-containing protein, translated as MAMSRPSAPALTVRYDGSERTFAAGHDVVVGRDLRADVRVAHPLISRAHLVLRFDNGRWMVIDNGSLNGMFVNGRRIPSADITDGMTINVGNPDGPALRFAVGRHQGSVGRPPQTSSTRVSAPPSSPSWPAAPSQGPATANAWPPPPSRPQPTYQPPPAYPTRPPSASAPMAPPPAAAPTQMRPAEGKPAASSNIATSMLKILRPGAPSEVPPGGIKIGRATDNDIVIPDVLASRHHATLIPTPGGTEIVDNRSINGTFVNGTRVDTAMLTDGDTVTIGNIDLVFAGGTLARRTETEAATATGGLDVRGVTWTIENNKTLLENISLTARPGTLTAVIGPSGAGKSTFARLVAGYTHPTSGTVTFEGHNVHAEYASLRSRIGMVPQDDVVHGQLTVNQALMYAAELRLPPDTTKEDRQQVVAQVLGELEMTQHGETRVDKLSGGQRKRASVALELLTGPSLLILDEPTSGLDPALDRQVMTMLRQLADAGRVVLVVTHSLTYLDVCDQVLLLAPGGKTAFCGPPNQIGPAMGTTNWADIFSGVAGDPDGAYQRYLAQTGPTPPPPPVEKASDIGEPTHTSLLRQFSTIARRQMRLIISDRGYFAFLALLPFIMGVLSLSVPGTVGFGVPDPMGNAPNEPGQILVLLNVGAIFMGTALTVRDLIGERPIFRREQAVGLSTTAYLLAKVCIYAVFAIVQSSIVTAITIAGKGSPTQGSLTFLSPTLELFVVMAATTVTAAMVGLALSAMAKSNEQIMPLLVVAVMSQLVFSGGMIPVTGRLVLDQLSWITPARWGFAASASTVDLIKLVPGPLTPKDRHWEHTAGAWWFDMAMLGALCVGYLSFVRWKIRLNSA; from the coding sequence GTGGCGATGAGTCGACCTTCCGCACCCGCGCTGACCGTTCGGTACGACGGGTCGGAGCGCACCTTCGCCGCAGGCCATGACGTCGTGGTCGGCCGCGACCTTCGTGCCGATGTCCGTGTAGCCCATCCGCTGATCTCGCGGGCACATCTGGTGCTGCGGTTCGACAACGGCCGCTGGATGGTCATCGACAACGGCTCGCTGAACGGCATGTTCGTCAACGGCAGGCGGATTCCGTCGGCCGATATCACCGACGGGATGACCATCAACGTCGGCAACCCGGACGGACCGGCACTGCGCTTCGCGGTCGGCCGTCATCAGGGGTCGGTCGGACGCCCGCCGCAGACGTCGTCGACGCGTGTCTCGGCGCCGCCGTCGTCACCCTCGTGGCCGGCGGCACCCAGCCAGGGCCCGGCGACCGCGAACGCCTGGCCACCGCCGCCGTCACGGCCGCAGCCCACCTATCAGCCGCCGCCGGCCTACCCGACCCGGCCCCCGAGCGCGTCGGCGCCGATGGCCCCGCCGCCGGCAGCCGCACCCACCCAGATGCGGCCGGCGGAAGGCAAGCCCGCCGCGTCGTCGAACATCGCCACGTCGATGCTCAAGATCCTGCGCCCGGGCGCGCCCAGCGAGGTGCCGCCCGGCGGCATCAAGATCGGCCGCGCGACCGACAACGACATCGTCATCCCCGACGTGCTGGCCTCGCGCCACCACGCCACGCTGATCCCGACCCCGGGCGGCACCGAGATCGTCGACAACCGCAGCATCAACGGCACCTTCGTCAACGGCACCCGGGTCGACACCGCGATGCTCACCGACGGCGACACCGTCACCATCGGCAACATCGACCTGGTCTTCGCCGGCGGCACGCTGGCCCGGCGCACCGAAACCGAGGCGGCCACCGCGACCGGCGGCCTCGATGTCCGCGGCGTGACGTGGACGATCGAGAACAACAAGACGCTGCTGGAGAACATCTCGCTGACCGCGCGCCCCGGCACTCTCACGGCGGTCATCGGGCCCTCGGGTGCGGGCAAGTCGACGTTCGCGCGACTGGTCGCCGGCTACACCCATCCGACAAGTGGCACAGTCACTTTCGAGGGTCACAACGTCCACGCCGAGTATGCCTCGCTGCGTTCCCGGATCGGGATGGTGCCCCAGGACGACGTGGTGCACGGCCAGCTGACGGTGAACCAGGCGCTGATGTACGCCGCCGAACTTCGCCTTCCTCCCGACACCACCAAGGAGGACCGCCAGCAGGTGGTAGCCCAGGTTCTCGGGGAGCTGGAGATGACCCAGCATGGCGAGACCCGGGTGGACAAGCTGTCCGGCGGGCAGCGCAAGAGGGCCTCGGTGGCACTGGAGCTGCTGACCGGTCCGTCGCTGCTGATCCTCGACGAGCCCACCTCGGGCCTGGATCCCGCGCTGGACCGGCAGGTCATGACGATGCTGCGCCAGCTGGCCGACGCCGGCCGCGTGGTGCTGGTGGTCACGCACTCGCTGACCTATCTCGACGTGTGCGATCAGGTGCTGCTGCTGGCGCCGGGCGGCAAGACCGCGTTCTGCGGGCCGCCCAACCAGATCGGCCCGGCGATGGGCACCACCAACTGGGCCGACATCTTCAGCGGGGTCGCCGGCGATCCCGACGGCGCCTATCAGCGCTACCTCGCTCAGACCGGTCCGACTCCCCCACCGCCGCCGGTGGAGAAGGCCTCCGACATCGGCGAGCCGACCCACACCAGCCTGCTGCGGCAGTTCTCCACCATCGCGCGGCGTCAGATGCGGTTGATCATCTCCGACCGCGGCTACTTCGCGTTCCTGGCGCTGCTGCCGTTCATCATGGGTGTGCTGTCGCTGTCGGTGCCCGGCACCGTGGGCTTCGGGGTGCCCGACCCGATGGGCAACGCCCCCAACGAACCTGGCCAGATCCTGGTGCTGCTGAACGTGGGCGCCATCTTCATGGGCACCGCCCTGACGGTGCGCGACCTGATTGGCGAGCGGCCGATCTTCCGCCGCGAGCAGGCGGTCGGGTTGTCGACGACGGCGTATCTGCTGGCGAAGGTGTGCATCTATGCGGTCTTCGCGATCGTGCAGTCCTCGATCGTCACCGCGATCACGATCGCGGGTAAGGGTTCCCCGACGCAGGGCTCGCTGACGTTCCTGTCGCCGACGCTGGAGCTGTTCGTGGTGATGGCGGCGACGACGGTCACCGCCGCGATGGTGGGTCTTGCCCTGTCGGCGATGGCCAAGTCGAACGAGCAGATCATGCCGCTGCTCGTGGTGGCCGTCATGAGTCAGCTGGTGTTCTCCGGTGGCATGATCCCGGTGACCGGTCGCCTGGTGCTCGACCAGTTGTCCTGGATCACCCCGGCCCGCTGGGGATTCGCCGCGTCGGCGTCGACCGTCGACCTCATCAAGCTGGTGCCGGGACCGCTGACCCCCAAGGACCGGCACTGGGAGCACACCGCGGGGGCATGGTGGTTCGACATGGCGATGCTCGGCGCGCTGTGTGTCGGCTACCTGAGCTTCGTACGATGGAAGATTCGACTCAACAGCGCCTAG
- a CDS encoding DUF3017 domain-containing protein — translation MTARVKRRPPTRDEVVSFTRRVVRSQWPILSVIAVFLLAFVLVAAGFWRRGSLLIGIAVGVAAALRLVLSDERAGLLVVRSRSLDFATMTTLCVIMIYVASTIDPLGTS, via the coding sequence GTGACCGCTCGGGTGAAGCGCCGGCCGCCGACGCGCGACGAGGTGGTCTCCTTCACGCGACGTGTCGTGCGGTCGCAGTGGCCGATCCTGAGTGTGATCGCGGTGTTCCTGCTGGCCTTCGTGCTGGTGGCCGCGGGCTTCTGGCGGCGCGGTTCGCTGTTGATCGGCATCGCGGTCGGGGTGGCCGCCGCGCTGCGCCTGGTGCTCTCCGACGAGCGCGCCGGTCTGCTGGTGGTGCGCTCCCGCAGTCTGGACTTCGCCACCATGACCACGTTGTGCGTGATCATGATCTACGTGGCGTCCACCATCGACCCGCTGGGCACGTCGTAA
- a CDS encoding bifunctional methylenetetrahydrofolate dehydrogenase/methenyltetrahydrofolate cyclohydrolase, with translation MVAITLDGKLTRDEIFVDLTERVAALTAAGHTPGLGTVLVGDDPGSHAYVRGKHADCAKVGITSIRRDLPADISQAQLEDTLDELNANPECTGYIVQLPLPRHLDENAALERIDPRKDADGLHPISLGRLVLGKEAPLPCTPRGIVHLLRRYDVPIAGAHVVVIGRGVTVGRPLGLLLTRRTENATVTLCHTGTRDLAALTRQADIIVAAVGVPHMLTPAMVRPGAAVVDVGVSRVDGKLTGDVHPDVWEVAGHISPNPGGVGPLTRAFLLTNVVEAAEGSL, from the coding sequence GTGGTCGCTATCACCTTGGACGGCAAGCTCACCCGCGACGAGATTTTCGTCGACCTGACCGAACGCGTCGCGGCGCTGACCGCCGCCGGACACACCCCGGGACTGGGTACCGTTCTCGTCGGCGACGATCCCGGTTCGCACGCCTACGTGCGCGGTAAGCACGCCGACTGCGCCAAGGTCGGCATCACCTCGATCCGCCGCGACCTGCCTGCCGACATCAGCCAGGCGCAGCTCGAGGACACCCTCGACGAACTCAATGCCAATCCGGAGTGCACCGGCTACATCGTGCAGCTCCCGCTGCCGCGCCACCTCGACGAGAACGCCGCCCTGGAACGGATCGACCCCCGCAAGGACGCCGACGGGCTGCACCCGATCAGCCTGGGCCGGCTGGTGCTCGGCAAGGAAGCCCCGCTGCCCTGCACGCCGCGTGGCATCGTGCACCTGCTGCGCCGCTACGACGTCCCGATCGCCGGTGCCCATGTGGTGGTGATCGGCCGTGGCGTCACCGTGGGGCGCCCGCTGGGGCTGCTGCTGACGCGCCGCACCGAGAACGCGACAGTGACTTTGTGCCACACCGGAACTCGTGACCTTGCGGCGCTGACGCGCCAGGCCGACATCATCGTCGCCGCCGTCGGGGTGCCGCACATGCTGACGCCCGCCATGGTCCGTCCCGGCGCGGCGGTCGTCGACGTCGGCGTGAGCCGCGTCGACGGCAAGCTCACCGGCGACGTGCATCCCGACGTGTGGGAGGTGGCCGGCCACATCTCGCCGAACCCCGGCGGAGTGGGACCGCTGACCCGGGCTTTTCTGCTGACCAACGTCGTCGAGGCCGCCGAAGGGTCCCTGTGA